One genomic window of Nakamurella panacisegetis includes the following:
- a CDS encoding metal-sensitive transcriptional regulator: protein MVELDPSKMTAVVNRLRRAQGQIGGVLKMIEEGRECQDIVAQLAAVSRAVDRAGFAVVATGLKQCLLESGGQETIDTAAMEKMFLSLA, encoded by the coding sequence ATGGTCGAACTCGACCCGAGCAAGATGACCGCTGTCGTGAATCGACTACGCCGTGCCCAAGGACAGATCGGCGGCGTCCTGAAGATGATCGAGGAGGGCCGGGAATGCCAGGACATCGTGGCCCAACTCGCGGCCGTCAGCCGCGCCGTCGACCGGGCCGGTTTCGCGGTCGTGGCCACCGGTCTCAAGCAGTGCCTGCTGGAATCCGGGGGTCAGGAAACCATCGACACGGCGGCCATGGAGAAGATGTTCCTCTCGCTGGCCTGA
- a CDS encoding MBL fold metallo-hydrolase has product MVAIVPIDTPTLGDRSYLVHDGRVALVVDPQRDIDRVLELASAAGVRITHVFETHLHNDYVTGGLALARVTGAAYHVNAADEVAFDRVPVVDGQVVEVGPSMRVEVMATPGHTFTHLSYVLSAEGEQVGVFSGGSLLFGSTGRPDLLGPDHTHALVHHQYASAHRLAESLPDAAQVLPTHGFGSFCSATQSEATASTIGQEKRMNPALTMAEQAWVDELLGGLDAWPAYYARMGPANAAGPGAPDLSAPEPADKAQLRARLEAGEWLVDLRSRTAFAAGHVRGTFNFGLDGQFATYLGWLFPWGTPLTLLGESAEQVAQAQRELVRIGIDRPAAAAVGGPAEWTDDSLGRIERATFADLVQVRHHRPVTILDVRRRAEWDRSHIQGAVGIPLHELLGRLAEVPAGEVWVHCAGGYRASIAASILAAHGIQVVAVDDSFDYAGQVGLPMTAR; this is encoded by the coding sequence ATGGTGGCCATTGTTCCGATCGATACCCCGACGTTGGGGGATCGCAGTTATCTGGTGCATGACGGTCGGGTGGCGTTGGTGGTGGATCCGCAGCGTGACATCGATCGGGTGTTGGAGTTGGCGTCGGCGGCGGGTGTGCGGATCACTCACGTGTTCGAGACGCATCTGCACAACGACTACGTGACCGGGGGTTTGGCGTTGGCTCGGGTGACGGGGGCGGCGTATCACGTCAATGCCGCTGATGAGGTGGCCTTTGATCGGGTGCCGGTGGTGGACGGCCAGGTGGTGGAGGTCGGTCCGTCGATGCGAGTCGAGGTGATGGCGACGCCGGGTCACACGTTCACGCATCTGTCGTATGTGCTGTCGGCGGAGGGGGAGCAGGTCGGGGTGTTCTCCGGCGGGTCGTTGCTGTTCGGGTCGACCGGGCGGCCGGATCTGTTGGGTCCGGATCACACGCATGCTCTGGTGCACCATCAGTACGCGTCGGCGCATCGGCTGGCCGAGTCGTTGCCGGATGCGGCGCAGGTGTTGCCCACCCACGGGTTCGGCAGTTTCTGTTCGGCGACGCAGTCCGAGGCCACGGCGTCGACCATCGGGCAGGAGAAGCGGATGAATCCGGCGTTGACGATGGCCGAGCAGGCCTGGGTCGACGAGTTGTTGGGTGGGTTGGACGCGTGGCCGGCGTACTACGCGCGGATGGGTCCGGCCAACGCGGCGGGGCCGGGGGCGCCTGATCTGTCGGCGCCGGAGCCGGCCGACAAGGCGCAGTTGCGCGCCCGGTTGGAGGCCGGGGAGTGGTTGGTGGATCTGCGGTCGCGGACGGCGTTTGCGGCCGGGCACGTGCGGGGCACGTTCAATTTCGGTTTGGACGGGCAGTTCGCGACGTATCTGGGGTGGCTGTTTCCGTGGGGTACGCCGTTGACGTTGTTGGGTGAGAGCGCGGAGCAGGTGGCGCAGGCGCAGCGGGAGTTGGTGCGGATCGGGATCGATCGGCCGGCGGCGGCAGCCGTCGGCGGGCCGGCGGAGTGGACGGACGATTCGTTGGGCCGGATCGAGCGGGCGACGTTCGCCGATCTGGTCCAGGTCCGTCATCACCGCCCGGTGACGATCCTGGATGTGCGGCGCCGGGCCGAGTGGGACAGGTCCCATATCCAGGGTGCGGTGGGTATCCCGTTGCACGAGTTGCTGGGGCGTCTGGCTGAGGTTCCGGCGGGCGAGGTGTGGGTGCATTGCGCCGGCGGCTACCGCGCCTCCATCGCCGCGTCCATCCTGGCCGCGCACGGCATCCAGGTCGTGGCGGTCGACGACTCCTTCGACTACGCCGGCCAGGTCGGACTACCCATGACCGCGCGCTGA